In a genomic window of Vigna angularis cultivar LongXiaoDou No.4 chromosome 6, ASM1680809v1, whole genome shotgun sequence:
- the LOC128197532 gene encoding vegetative cell wall protein gp1-like — protein MKERVIRGSEPVDCNSFNCKPFVPSPLSPTTPATPSPPSPGTPSPPSPGTPSPVTPSPPSPGTPSPSPVTPSPPSSGTPPVTPSPPSPGTPSPGTPSPPSPGTPLPVTPSPPSPGSPSPVTPSPPSPGTPSPVNPSPLPSPTTPSPPSPAAPSPLPSPLPTPPSEPPGGGTFPSTPASGTFSTTTNSHSSFTGVFATTTFFPCSTWLLFTTSSTFAIAASIIHSAFSSDTFSYSNATQWCPLSTAS, from the exons ATGAA AGAGAGGGTGATACGTGGCTCTGAGCCTGTGGACTGTAACTCCTTTAACTGCAAGCCATTTGTTCCTTCACCTCTTTCCCCCACAACACCTGCaactccttcaccaccatctcctGGGACACCTTCGCCTCCATCACCTGGAACACCTTCACCAGTAACTCCTTCGCCTCCATCACCAGGGACACCTTCACCTTCACCTGTaactccttcaccaccatcttcTGGGACACCACCTGTAACTCCTTCGCCTCCATCACCTGGAACACCTTCACCAGGAACTCCTTCGCCTCCATCACCTGGGACACCTTTACCTGTAACTCCTTCGCCACCATCTCCTGGGTCACCCTCACCTGTAACTCCTTCGCCTCCATCACCTGGGACACCTTCACCCGTAAATCCTTCGCCGTTACCTTCACCTACAACACCTTCGCCTCCTTCACCTGCCGCACCTTCCCCATTACCTTCACCACTACCTACACCTCCTTCGGAACCACCCGGTGGTGGGACATTCCCCTCCACCCCGGCCAGTGGCACCTTCTCCACTACCACCAATTCACACTCCTCCTTCACCGGTGTATTTGCCACCACCACATTCTTCCCCTGCTCCACCTGGCTACTCTTCACAACCTCCTCCACCTTCGCAATTGCCGCCTCCATCATACACTCCGCCTTCTCCAGTGACACCTTTTCCTACTCCAACGCCACCCAATGGTGTCCACTCTCCACCGCCTCGTAG
- the LOC128197533 gene encoding uncharacterized protein LOC128197533, with protein sequence MTEQSDECQNEFRASPSKLLPIIQTQSSQSSSPHNFNDMSETTSPLSCPVQDVVESLPMSSSSQTSQRDNMRVQSKKSKRITWTTEEHRRFLEALSKYEKGNWKQISAYIQTKNVTQVASHAQKYFIRQGKSEEQKKRKSIHDMVLDTNIDIENSSSSKTNPAISQFYEMQPLQMQPQQSIPPTQFNQRQPPQVQPLQRQPLQSVHHTQFNQRQPPLVQPLQSVHHTQFNKIRRTHSVMEANSFNNKAHHPTQFAKMQPVHPMASVNSNNIVHQPAQFNPPTTNVFLQVNPVNTIIHHPSQLNQMQPTRETVYTNVKNWSRG encoded by the exons atgacGGAGCAGAGTGATGAATGCCAGAATGAATTTCGTGCTTCGCCTTCAAAACTGTTGCCTATCATTCAAACTCAGTCTTCTCAGTCTTCTTCACCGCACAACTTCAATGATATGTCGGAAACAACCTCCCCCCTCAGCTGCCCTGTTCAAGATGTCGTCGAATCTCTTCCGATGTCGTCGTCGTCTCAAACATCACAACGTGACAACATGCGAGTTCAGTCCAAAAAATCGAAAAGGATAACTTGGACTACAGAAGAGCATAG ACGGTTTCTAGAAGCACTCAGTAAATATGAGAAAGGAAACTGGAAACAAATTTCAGcatatattcaaacaaaaaatgTAACTCAAGTAGCCAGTCATGCACAAAAGTATTTTATCCGTCAAGGTAAATCAGAAGagcaaaaaaagagaaaaagcatTCATGACATGGTTTTGGATACTAATATTGATATtgagaattcatcttcttctaaaacaaatcctgcaatttcacaattttatgAGATGCAACCATTGCAAATGCAACCACAACAATCAATACCTCCTACGCAGTTTAACCAGAGACAACCACCGCAGGTGCAACCACTGCAAAGACAACCACTGCAATCAGTACATCATACACAGTTTAACCAAAGACAACCACCACTGGTGCAGCCACTGCAATCAGTACATCATACACAGTTTAACAAGATTCGACGAACACATAGTGTAATGGAGGCGAATTCTTTCAACAACAAAGCTCATCATCCTACACAGTTTGCCAAGATGCAACCAGTACATCCAATGGCAAGTGTGAATTCCAACAACATAGTTCATCAACCTGCACAGTTTAATCCACCAACAACGAACGTCTTCCTGCAGGTTAATCCCGTCAACACCATAATTCATCATCCCTCGCAGTTAAATCAAATGCAACCGACAAGAGAAACAGTGTATACTAATGTTAAGAATTGGTCAAGAGGATGA